Proteins encoded in a region of the Oleidesulfovibrio alaskensis DSM 16109 genome:
- a CDS encoding helix-turn-helix domain-containing protein codes for MSEAKCDFYTVQEVRRRLSWKSAETVRRGIKAGRIQAAKVGGQYRIPRTEYERIAREMGLTAGED; via the coding sequence ATGAGTGAAGCCAAGTGCGATTTTTACACCGTGCAGGAAGTACGGCGGCGGCTGAGCTGGAAGAGCGCCGAAACCGTGCGCCGGGGAATCAAGGCAGGCCGTATACAAGCCGCCAAGGTGGGCGGGCAGTACCGCATACCCCGCACAGAATACGAGCGCATAGCCCGCGAAATGGGGCTGACGGCGGGGGAGGACTAG